The following proteins are co-located in the Paralichthys olivaceus isolate ysfri-2021 chromosome 2, ASM2471397v2, whole genome shotgun sequence genome:
- the ippk gene encoding inositol-pentakisphosphate 2-kinase has translation MELDKMDENEWKYHGEGNKSLVVSHIQLSRVLRLLKYPAEDSENPPQTPEQAFRHIQNIVDFSSNVMSSLLGEKFIHSGEVVKLPLEFVRQLSIRVQHQRPVWRCDKVMDIYSGCALCLPNLTFPTLHQPTHTPPLCIEIKPKCGFLPSSKHVSKDIKTKVCRFCMHQHYKVANGTWKKRSLYCPLDLFSGNRQRMQFAISHLIEEPQNNFKIFKGGQCIYSSKERSDDSLDLNSLLHHLRPYFMYGNNRINSHVTGKAVLNDFIQVLVNALLSGGGGHGGVVADRCGEGRSFCEGSVFNKERIRHGSQGLPSNSVLFRILQTQMLDTLDIEGLYPLYCRVEQHLQDFPKERTRLQVDGPYNEAFLEKLQKCQAEDDGSVQYAIAKVHQYRIAMTAKDCSIMVVLVPSAEEEEDNDEGLSSQRWFRDFLSTKPPAISYSVSILDLDPKPFDAIPRQLRLDQKIVSCYLRTGGALPKSSLPPLPGIFTAAEREDCTLLFHPV, from the exons CTTTCCAGAGTTCTACGTCTGCTCAAGTATCCAGCCGAGGACTCTGAAAACCCTCCGCAG ACACCCGAGCAGGCCTTCAGGCACATTCAGAACATTGTTGACTTCAGCTCCAACGTCATGAGCAGCCTGCTGGGAGAGAAGTTCATCCACAGCGGG GAAGTGGTCAAACTGCCGCTGGAGTTTGTAcgacagctgtcaatcagagTTCAGCATCAAAGACCAG tgtggcGCTGTGATAAGGTGATGGACATCTACAGCGGTTGTGCTCTGTGTCTGCCCAACCTGACGTTTCCAACTCTCCACCAGCCAACACACACTCCCCCCCTCTGTATTGAGATCaag CCTAAATGTGGCTTCCTGCCGTCCTCAAAACACGTCAGCAAAGACATCAAGACTAAAGTGTGTCGCTTCTGCATGCACCAACACTACAAG GTGGCCAATGGGACGTGGAAGAAACGCAGTCTGTACTGTCCTCTAGACCTGTTCTCAGG gaacagacagagaatgCAGTTTGCCATCAGTCACCTCATAGAAGAACCTCAGAACAACTTCAAAATCTTCAAG ggcgGTCAGTGTATTTATAGTAGTAAAGAAAGAAGCGACGACTCATTGGACCTGAACTCTCTGCTGCATCATCTCCGACCGTACTTCATGTACGGAAACAACAGAATCAACAGTCATGTGACCGGCAAGGCTGTTCTCAACGACTTCATCCAG GTCCTGGTGAACGCCCTGCTGAGTGGTGGAGGAGGGCACGGAGGGGTGGTGGCGGACAGATGTGGTGAGGGGCGGAGCTTCTGTGAAGGCAGTGTTTTCAATAAGGAGCGGATTCGTCACG gctctCAGGGGTTACCTAGCAACAGTGTTTTGTTCAGGATCCTTCAGACTCAGATGTTGGACACGTTGGACATCGAGGGTCTTTATCCACTGTATTGCAGAGTGGAGCAACATCTGCAGGACTTCCCCAAAGAGAG aaCTCGTCTTCAGGTCGACGGGCCGTACAACGAGGCCTTCCtggaaaagctgcagaaatGTCAGGCTGAGGACGACGGCTCTGTGCAGTACGCCATAGCCAAG GTTCATCAGTACCGCATTGCCATGACAGCCAAGGACTGCTCCATCATGGTGGTCTTGGTGCCGAgcgctgaggaagaggaggacaatgACGAAGG TCTGTCCAGTCAGAGGTGGTTCAGAGACTTCCTCTCAACCAAACCTCCTGCCATCTCCTACTCCGTCTCCATTCTGGATCTGGATCCAAAGCCGTTCGACGCCATCCCTCGCCAGCTGCGTCTGGACCAGAAGATCGTCTCCTGCTACTTGAGGACTGGTGGTGCTCTGCCGAAGTCCTCTCTGCCGCCGCTGCCAGGCATCTTcacggcagcagagagagaggactgCACACTGCTCTTCCACCCGGTGTGA